A single window of Trueperaceae bacterium DNA harbors:
- a CDS encoding ATP-binding protein has product MPDTRQRYLLFAAADEERGRALSVVASELQTGSMLLTSVEELLFHTRGSVPDALVVDHDLVTQVAQLDLITLLRRRKPLAEMPIVYLGPNDPKVHVEALDSGADVYLADAQTSVLESTLRRLLLRRQSETALRATLERLREFERAYKESERVKDDLTHMLVHDLKSPIASVMGLLDHSIDMIGRGEAPDSLGELLTLARTEAQHLLNLAANILDVRRMKEGHMPYQPELVENLGELARQALRDASGSQRQRRFGFLVKEDAERLYADSALLRRILANLFANAVKHTRNGGYVDFRAWREGDDFVLSVRDDGEGIPEADHKRIFNAFEQSRHTIHDRYDTGMGLTFCKLAVEKHGGRIWVESKVGRGSTFFFTIPSVPSGMIDDAVVV; this is encoded by the coding sequence ATGCCGGATACGCGCCAGCGTTACCTCCTGTTCGCCGCGGCGGATGAGGAGCGGGGCCGGGCGCTCAGTGTAGTTGCGTCCGAACTCCAGACGGGCAGCATGCTGCTGACGAGCGTCGAGGAGCTGTTGTTCCACACCCGTGGGTCGGTTCCCGACGCGCTGGTGGTCGATCACGACCTGGTGACGCAGGTCGCCCAACTCGACCTGATCACCCTGCTGCGGCGACGCAAGCCGTTGGCAGAGATGCCGATCGTGTACCTCGGCCCCAACGACCCGAAGGTGCACGTCGAAGCCCTCGACTCAGGGGCCGACGTCTACCTTGCGGACGCCCAGACGAGCGTCCTCGAATCGACCTTGCGGCGGCTGCTCCTGCGCCGGCAGAGCGAGACCGCTCTGCGCGCCACCCTCGAGCGTCTCCGCGAGTTCGAAAGGGCCTACAAGGAGAGCGAGCGGGTGAAGGACGACCTCACCCACATGCTCGTTCACGACCTGAAGAGCCCGATCGCCAGCGTGATGGGCCTCCTCGACCACTCCATCGACATGATCGGCAGGGGAGAGGCGCCCGACTCTCTAGGCGAGCTGCTCACCCTGGCGCGCACCGAAGCTCAGCACCTGCTCAATCTCGCGGCCAACATCCTCGACGTGCGGCGGATGAAAGAGGGCCACATGCCGTACCAGCCGGAGCTGGTCGAGAACCTGGGCGAACTCGCCAGGCAGGCGTTGCGGGATGCCAGCGGTTCCCAGAGGCAACGGCGCTTCGGCTTCCTCGTCAAGGAGGACGCAGAACGGCTCTACGCCGACAGCGCCCTGCTGCGCCGCATCCTCGCCAACCTCTTCGCGAACGCGGTGAAGCACACCAGGAACGGCGGTTACGTGGACTTCCGCGCCTGGCGCGAGGGAGACGACTTCGTCCTGTCGGTTCGCGACGACGGCGAGGGGATACCCGAGGCCGACCACAAGCGGATCTTCAACGCCTTCGAACAGTCGCGGCATACCATCCACGACCGGTACGACACGGGCATGGGGTTGACCTTCTGCAAGCTGGCGGTCGAGAAGCATGGCGGCCGCATCTGGGTCGAGTCGAAGGTGGGCCGGGGCAGCACCTTCTTCTTCACCATCCCGTCCGTGCCCTCCGGCATGATCGACGACGCGGTCGTCGTCTGA
- a CDS encoding ribonuclease HII, giving the protein MAQALPKGAQALPVEPDWSLEAQLWARGCSPVAGVDEAGRGALAGPVVAAAVILPLGTHPYRDSKTLPPERREELAANIRCEALAWAVGIAEPAEIDELNVLRATHLAAGRALVELRRTLPPGGLVTDYLWLEERAQVLPVAQADCRSYQAAAAGILAKVTRDELMRALALEHPEYGFEQNKGYGAPAHLQALEAVGPCRVHRASFAPVTRTLASSA; this is encoded by the coding sequence GTGGCCCAGGCCCTGCCGAAGGGAGCCCAGGCCCTGCCGGTCGAACCCGACTGGTCGCTGGAGGCTCAGCTGTGGGCGCGCGGCTGCAGTCCGGTTGCCGGCGTGGACGAGGCGGGGCGCGGAGCTCTCGCGGGACCGGTAGTGGCGGCCGCCGTGATCCTCCCGCTGGGTACTCATCCGTACCGGGACTCCAAGACGCTGCCGCCGGAAAGGCGTGAGGAGCTCGCGGCCAACATCCGGTGCGAGGCGCTGGCCTGGGCCGTGGGTATCGCCGAACCGGCCGAGATCGACGAACTCAACGTGCTGAGGGCGACCCACCTTGCAGCCGGGCGGGCCCTGGTCGAGCTGCGCCGCACGCTGCCCCCCGGCGGCCTGGTCACCGACTACCTGTGGCTGGAGGAGCGCGCCCAGGTCCTGCCCGTCGCTCAGGCCGACTGCCGCTCCTATCAGGCGGCCGCTGCCGGGATACTGGCGAAGGTGACGCGTGACGAGCTGATGCGCGCGCTCGCCCTCGAGCATCCCGAGTACGGGTTCGAGCAGAACAAGGGGTACGGGGCGCCGGCGCACCTCCAAGCGCTCGAGGCGGTAGGCCCCTGCCGTGTCCATCGGGCTTCCTTCGCCCCGGTAACCAGAACTCTGGCTTCCTCTGCATAG